A region of Candidatus Liberibacter africanus PTSAPSY DNA encodes the following proteins:
- the sufD gene encoding Fe-S cluster assembly protein SufD, whose product MGDLTIGETLLLQACDEACQNPSQKQSIADFRKRLLSDFRAQGLLPTRKIEKWHYTDLKNMMKVFPINTNESSAVKEFDPLVANSIQLLISKIPSSSILREKNIDVFPLCHMESKDESSYCLEPLDEHDAIGYINGILGNDGYQVVIPDECHLEVPIELQVVQSGGQKHFRYPINFGVNSRATIIERYTSSAQNPSLVSSVANIKVGQGADITWIIVLDQGIEDTHLGQLRVILEQKSSFKLFVINIGKGLSRRELSVDIEGEESQFILRGINLLSGKAHSDLSMFLRHKVPNTCSSSVVRNIVLDQSTGVFQGAVHVSPEAQGSDARMTSNTLLFSNEGSFYVKPELEIFADDVQCGHGATISDINHKHLYYLMARGIPKDQAYSMLACAFISEIISDINDEILYCAMEKILSAWMKNNSINMVLV is encoded by the coding sequence ATGGGTGATTTAACAATAGGAGAGACTCTGTTGCTGCAAGCTTGTGATGAAGCTTGTCAGAATCCTTCTCAAAAGCAGTCGATTGCAGATTTTCGGAAGCGTTTGTTATCTGATTTTCGTGCTCAAGGATTATTGCCAACACGAAAAATTGAAAAATGGCATTATACAGATTTAAAAAATATGATGAAAGTATTTCCTATCAATACAAATGAATCATCAGCAGTAAAAGAATTTGATCCTCTAGTTGCGAATAGCATTCAATTATTAATTTCTAAGATACCATCCTCAAGTATTTTAAGAGAAAAGAATATTGACGTTTTTCCTTTATGTCATATGGAAAGTAAAGATGAGAGCTCTTATTGTTTAGAGCCATTAGATGAACACGATGCTATTGGGTATATAAATGGAATTTTAGGTAATGATGGGTATCAGGTTGTTATTCCTGACGAATGTCATTTAGAGGTTCCTATTGAGTTACAAGTTGTACAGTCTGGTGGGCAGAAGCACTTTCGTTATCCGATTAATTTTGGTGTCAACTCTCGGGCAACTATTATTGAACGTTATACATCTTCAGCGCAAAATCCATCTTTGGTATCGTCTGTTGCAAATATAAAAGTGGGTCAAGGTGCGGATATTACTTGGATTATTGTATTAGATCAAGGTATAGAAGATACTCATCTAGGACAATTGCGTGTCATTTTAGAGCAAAAATCTTCTTTCAAACTATTTGTCATTAATATTGGAAAAGGTCTTTCTAGAAGAGAGTTATCTGTTGATATCGAGGGTGAAGAATCTCAGTTTATATTGCGAGGTATCAATTTACTGAGTGGTAAGGCACATAGTGATTTATCCATGTTTCTACGTCATAAAGTGCCGAACACCTGTTCTTCTTCTGTAGTTCGTAATATTGTTTTAGATCAATCTACAGGTGTATTTCAAGGGGCGGTACATGTATCACCTGAAGCTCAGGGTAGCGATGCACGTATGACTTCTAATACTCTTTTATTTTCTAATGAAGGAAGTTTTTATGTAAAGCCAGAGTTAGAAATTTTTGCAGACGATGTGCAATGTGGTCATGGAGCAACTATTTCTGATATTAATCATAAACACTTATATTATTTGATGGCGCGTGGTATCCCGAAAGATCAAGCGTATAGTATGCTTGCATGTGCTTTTATCTCTGAAATTATATCTGATATAAATGATGAAATATTGTATTGCGCTATGGAAAAGATTTTATCTGCTTGGATGAAAAATAATTCGATTAATATGGTTTTGGTATGA
- a CDS encoding cysteine desulfurase encodes MTFDVNSIRKDFPILDRYIRKNPLIYFDNAASTQKPKDVINSIMYTYSHEYSNVHRGLHYMANAVTDKYEKARDTVRRFVNAASTKEIVFTRSATESINIVAYGWGSRHISVGDEIVLSVMEHHSNIIPWHFLRQRRGASLVWVPIDKQGFLQIDEFKKHLTKRTKLIAITHMSNVLGTVVPIKDICRIANERNIPVLIDGSQGSVHNFVDVQDINCDWYIITGHKLYGPSGIGGLYGKESRFNEMDPFMGGSEMIADVTQDMVTFADLPYRFEPGTPPISQAIAFGVALDYIEKINRKSMFLYERELAQYVRSHLKKMSNVHLINESLEDSPIISFRLENIHPYDLAVFLDCNGIAVRSGTHCANPLLKFLESDSLCRVSLAMYNTYEEADKFIETLKKSEKFFH; translated from the coding sequence ATGACTTTTGATGTTAATTCTATAAGAAAAGATTTTCCGATATTAGATCGTTACATTAGAAAAAATCCATTGATATATTTTGATAATGCTGCTTCTACGCAAAAGCCTAAAGATGTTATCAATTCTATCATGTATACCTATAGTCATGAGTATTCAAATGTACATCGTGGATTGCATTATATGGCAAATGCGGTAACAGATAAATATGAAAAAGCGCGAGATACAGTTCGTCGTTTTGTTAATGCTGCTTCTACAAAAGAGATTGTTTTTACCCGTTCTGCAACTGAATCAATAAATATTGTCGCTTATGGATGGGGTTCTAGACATATTTCTGTAGGAGATGAAATTGTTTTATCTGTAATGGAACATCATTCAAATATAATTCCTTGGCATTTTTTACGTCAAAGACGTGGTGCATCTCTTGTGTGGGTTCCTATTGATAAGCAAGGATTTTTGCAAATTGATGAATTCAAAAAACATTTAACAAAACGTACTAAACTGATTGCGATTACTCATATGTCAAATGTATTAGGAACAGTTGTTCCAATAAAAGATATTTGTCGTATTGCAAATGAACGTAATATTCCTGTTTTGATTGATGGGAGTCAGGGATCGGTACATAATTTCGTTGATGTTCAAGATATCAATTGTGATTGGTATATCATCACAGGACATAAACTGTATGGTCCTTCTGGTATAGGGGGATTGTATGGTAAAGAATCTCGTTTCAATGAAATGGATCCTTTTATGGGTGGTAGTGAGATGATTGCTGATGTTACACAGGATATGGTAACTTTTGCTGATTTGCCATATCGATTTGAGCCTGGGACTCCTCCGATTTCCCAAGCAATTGCATTTGGGGTTGCATTGGATTATATAGAAAAAATAAATAGAAAATCTATGTTTTTATATGAAAGAGAACTTGCGCAGTATGTTAGATCTCATCTAAAAAAGATGAGTAATGTACATTTGATTAATGAATCTTTAGAGGATTCTCCAATTATATCATTTCGATTAGAAAACATTCATCCATATGATCTTGCTGTTTTTTTAGATTGTAATGGTATTGCTGTGCGTTCGGGAACTCATTGTGCTAATCCTTTGTTAAAGTTTTTAGAATCAGATTCTCTTTGTCGTGTTTCTCTTGCGATGTATAATACTTATGAAGAAGCTGATAAATTTATTGAAACCTTAAAAAAATCAGAGAAGTTTTTTCATTAA
- a CDS encoding SUF system Fe-S cluster assembly protein, producing MKKEITYNTGKNTDKILSSSKSEIPAEDLERISDDIIAALKTVYDPEIPCDIFELGLIYKIDVEDDYMVKILMTLTAPGCPVAGEMPKWIENAVGAVEGISGVEVSITFDPPWSPDLMSEEAQIATGYY from the coding sequence ATGAAAAAAGAAATTACTTATAATACGGGAAAAAATACTGACAAAATATTGTCATCGTCGAAATCGGAGATTCCAGCAGAAGATCTGGAGAGGATTTCAGATGATATTATAGCTGCTTTGAAAACAGTATACGATCCTGAGATACCTTGTGATATATTTGAACTTGGACTTATTTATAAAATTGATGTCGAAGATGATTATATGGTAAAAATTTTGATGACTCTTACTGCTCCTGGATGTCCGGTTGCAGGAGAGATGCCTAAATGGATTGAAAATGCTGTTGGTGCAGTAGAGGGAATATCTGGTGTAGAAGTATCTATAACTTTTGATCCTCCATGGAGTCCAGATCTTATGTCAGAAGAAGCGCAAATTGCGACAGGTTATTACTAA
- a CDS encoding HesB/IscA family protein: MSNDIVTITESAVSRIKEIVTNSQNKAQGIRISLKKGGCAGLEYMVDLVIDPLQGDDLIEKNGVKVWIDSSSLLYLLGTEIDFKTEELYSGFIFHNPNHVSSCGCGQSVEIKRANLENYSHGKHLRDSHI; this comes from the coding sequence ATGTCGAACGACATAGTAACTATTACTGAATCTGCTGTATCTCGAATAAAGGAGATTGTCACTAATTCACAAAATAAAGCTCAAGGCATTCGTATTTCTCTTAAAAAGGGTGGATGTGCTGGTCTAGAATATATGGTTGATTTAGTGATTGATCCTTTACAAGGAGACGATTTAATAGAAAAAAATGGTGTGAAAGTTTGGATTGATTCTTCTTCGCTTCTTTATCTGCTTGGTACAGAAATTGATTTTAAGACGGAAGAATTATATTCAGGATTTATTTTTCATAATCCTAATCATGTTTCTTCTTGTGGTTGTGGGCAGTCGGTAGAAATAAAACGTGCAAATCTCGAAAATTATTCCCATGGAAAACATCTAAGAGATTCTCATATTTGA
- the uvrB gene encoding excinuclease ABC subunit UvrB, which translates to MPPKKRSLSEKKSRKSTNIDDLNNPAFEEIQLKIEKSIATNTMRQIRSEAGKHRKNAKKRMLIEQNLQQKTEESSRIIFQNSVPDNSTKDITKQEMTPSVQELARLIQSDNPLIKNGKVWNPHRFLSVHNHSKNIIPFQMKTDYHPSGDQPTAISQLVEGIDSGEKTQLLLGVTGSGKTFTMAKVIEEMQKPSIVMAPNKILAAQLYSEFKNFFPHNAVEYFVSYYDYYQPEAYVPRTDTYIEKESSINEQIDRMRHSATRSILERSDCIIVSSVSCIYGIGSVESYSQMILQLKIGDQVEQKELLSSLVKQQYKRQDIVITRGTFRVCGDSIEIFPSHLEDAAWRISMFGNDIEEITEFHPLTGKKIRSLEKIKIYANSHYVTPRPTLNIAMKYIKEELALRLIELKKEGRLLEEQRLEQRITYDLEMLETTGSCQSIENYSRYLTGRNPGEPPPTLFEYIPEDSLLFVDESHVTIPQISGMYRGDFRRKATLAEYGFRLPSCMDNRPLRFEEWNCLRPTTIVVSATPGPWELEQCQGIIVEQIIRPTGIVDPPVEIRSALTQVEDIYDEINLSVQQGLRILLTVLTKKMAEDLTEYLYERNIRVRYMHSEVNTLERIEIIRDLRFGKFDVLVGINLLREGLDIPECGLVAILDADKEGFLRSKTSLIQTIGRAARNVNSKVILYADTITKSIQLAIDETNRRREKQIKYNKEHNINPQSVKEKIIEVIDPILQEDSAKSNISLDIQELSLSKKKMDIHLKSLRKQMHLAADNLNFEEAARIRDKIKILKQSIFFQEDDS; encoded by the coding sequence ATGCCTCCTAAAAAACGTTCTTTATCTGAAAAAAAATCTCGAAAATCAACTAATATAGATGATCTAAATAATCCTGCATTCGAAGAAATACAATTAAAAATAGAAAAATCAATAGCTACTAATACAATGCGTCAAATCCGTTCTGAAGCGGGAAAACACCGTAAAAATGCAAAAAAACGCATGCTTATAGAGCAAAATTTACAACAAAAAACAGAAGAATCTTCAAGGATTATATTTCAAAATTCTGTACCAGATAACTCAACCAAAGATATTACCAAACAGGAGATGACCCCATCGGTACAGGAACTTGCTCGTTTAATCCAATCAGATAATCCTCTTATCAAAAACGGCAAAGTTTGGAATCCTCATCGTTTTTTATCCGTTCATAATCATTCAAAAAACATCATTCCATTTCAAATGAAAACGGATTACCATCCTTCTGGAGATCAACCTACTGCTATTTCACAACTCGTAGAAGGAATTGATTCAGGAGAAAAAACACAGCTTTTGCTGGGAGTTACTGGATCTGGAAAAACTTTTACTATGGCAAAAGTTATAGAAGAAATGCAAAAACCTTCTATCGTGATGGCTCCTAATAAAATACTAGCTGCTCAACTATATTCAGAATTTAAGAATTTTTTTCCTCATAACGCAGTAGAATATTTTGTTTCTTATTACGATTATTATCAACCAGAAGCCTATGTTCCTCGAACAGATACTTATATTGAGAAAGAATCTTCTATTAATGAGCAAATAGATCGTATGCGACACTCTGCTACTCGTTCTATTTTAGAACGCAGTGATTGTATTATCGTCTCTTCAGTGTCTTGTATTTATGGTATAGGATCTGTTGAATCATATTCTCAAATGATCCTACAATTAAAAATTGGCGATCAAGTAGAACAAAAAGAGTTACTTTCTTCTTTAGTCAAACAACAATATAAACGCCAAGATATAGTAATCACACGCGGAACATTTCGAGTTTGTGGCGATTCGATTGAAATTTTCCCTTCTCATTTAGAAGATGCCGCATGGCGCATTAGCATGTTTGGCAATGATATCGAAGAAATTACAGAATTTCATCCCCTTACTGGTAAAAAAATTAGAAGTCTAGAAAAAATAAAAATATATGCTAATTCCCATTATGTTACGCCACGACCTACCCTTAATATCGCAATGAAATATATTAAAGAAGAACTAGCACTACGCCTTATTGAATTAAAAAAAGAAGGAAGATTACTTGAGGAACAACGTCTTGAACAACGAATTACTTATGATTTAGAGATGCTAGAAACCACGGGATCTTGTCAATCTATTGAAAACTATTCTCGGTATCTCACAGGACGCAATCCTGGAGAGCCTCCACCGACGCTTTTTGAATATATTCCTGAAGATTCATTATTATTTGTTGATGAAAGTCATGTGACTATCCCTCAAATTAGCGGTATGTATCGCGGTGATTTTCGCCGTAAAGCTACTTTAGCCGAATATGGTTTTCGTCTTCCTTCTTGTATGGATAATCGTCCATTGCGTTTTGAAGAGTGGAATTGCCTTCGACCAACCACCATCGTAGTTTCCGCTACTCCTGGGCCATGGGAATTAGAGCAATGTCAAGGTATTATTGTAGAACAAATTATTCGTCCCACAGGAATAGTTGATCCTCCTGTAGAGATTAGATCTGCTCTTACTCAAGTAGAAGACATTTACGATGAAATAAATTTATCGGTTCAACAGGGTTTACGCATTTTATTAACTGTGCTTACCAAAAAAATGGCAGAAGATTTAACGGAATATCTTTACGAACGCAATATTCGTGTTCGTTACATGCATTCTGAGGTGAACACATTAGAAAGAATCGAAATCATCCGTGATCTTCGTTTTGGAAAATTTGATGTTCTCGTCGGAATTAATTTATTACGTGAAGGCTTAGATATTCCTGAATGCGGTCTTGTAGCTATTTTAGATGCAGACAAGGAAGGTTTTTTACGTTCTAAAACCTCTTTAATACAAACGATTGGTCGTGCTGCTCGTAATGTTAATAGCAAAGTCATTCTTTATGCCGATACGATTACAAAATCTATTCAATTAGCTATTGATGAGACAAATAGAAGACGAGAGAAGCAAATTAAATATAATAAAGAGCATAATATTAATCCCCAATCAGTGAAAGAAAAAATCATTGAAGTTATTGATCCAATCTTACAAGAAGATTCCGCGAAATCTAATATTAGCCTTGATATACAAGAATTATCTTTGTCCAAGAAAAAAATGGATATACATTTAAAATCACTACGGAAACAAATGCACCTTGCAGCTGATAATCTTAACTTTGAAGAAGCAGCACGTATCCGTGATAAAATAAAAATACTAAAACAATCCATATTTTTTCAAGAAGACGATTCTTGA
- a CDS encoding sulfite exporter TauE/SafE family protein has translation MEYISLIIVASFISGTLSGLFGVGSGLVMLPILSKAFQLMGVDDTICMHVAMGTSLGVMVPTSIMSFMAHKRHGSVNMQLFKDWMIVIPITTVLTSFMISHVDKYFLNKSFALFCFLMGFLILKRDNICYKEKFPENYMRYVWGIVIGFLSGALGVGGGIFANILMLFHGFSIHKAATTATGVSVLITIPGLLVRIYSGWGMEGLPPFSMGFVNLGAVFIILPVSILITPLATRISYLIGKKYLTAGFSMLMFLTSFIFL, from the coding sequence GTGGAGTATATTTCCTTAATTATCGTTGCAAGTTTTATTTCAGGAACTCTTTCAGGATTATTTGGTGTTGGTAGTGGGTTAGTCATGCTTCCGATATTGAGCAAAGCGTTTCAACTAATGGGTGTTGATGATACAATTTGTATGCATGTTGCGATGGGAACTTCTCTAGGAGTTATGGTTCCAACTTCTATTATGTCATTTATGGCACATAAGCGCCATGGATCAGTAAATATGCAATTATTTAAAGATTGGATGATCGTTATTCCTATCACTACTGTTTTAACATCATTTATGATTTCACATGTGGACAAATATTTTTTAAACAAATCTTTTGCTTTGTTTTGTTTTTTAATGGGGTTTTTAATACTCAAAAGAGATAATATTTGTTATAAAGAAAAATTCCCAGAAAATTATATGAGATATGTTTGGGGAATCGTCATAGGATTTTTGTCGGGAGCTTTAGGAGTAGGGGGAGGAATATTTGCAAATATCCTCATGTTATTTCATGGTTTTTCAATCCATAAAGCTGCAACAACTGCAACAGGTGTAAGTGTATTAATTACTATACCTGGATTATTAGTACGAATTTATAGCGGTTGGGGAATGGAAGGTTTACCTCCATTTTCTATGGGCTTTGTTAATTTAGGAGCTGTTTTTATTATTTTACCCGTTAGCATATTAATCACTCCTCTTGCTACAAGGATATCTTATTTAATAGGAAAAAAATATCTAACAGCGGGGTTTAGCATGCTCATGTTTTTAACATCTTTTATATTTTTATAG
- a CDS encoding SufE family protein: MIPINDIIENMNIIDDIEDRYHYLIELGKKLPPFPKEYMIDENIISACVSKLWMVTYLENKKKQDPIMVLYAFSDSQIVCGILYIIRSIYANKSISEILKIDSLEILQRIGLTEYLSQKRINGLHTVIHKIQYFIKEYSDSYLKK; the protein is encoded by the coding sequence ATGATTCCTATAAATGACATCATAGAAAATATGAATATAATAGACGATATAGAAGATCGGTATCACTATTTGATCGAGTTAGGGAAAAAACTCCCTCCTTTTCCAAAAGAATACATGATAGATGAGAACATCATATCAGCATGTGTAAGCAAATTATGGATGGTGACATATTTGGAGAACAAAAAAAAACAGGATCCTATCATGGTATTATATGCTTTTTCTGATTCTCAGATCGTATGTGGAATACTGTATATTATAAGAAGTATTTACGCTAATAAAAGTATTTCAGAAATACTCAAAATAGATTCCCTAGAAATACTTCAACGAATTGGATTAACAGAGTATCTCTCTCAGAAACGTATCAATGGACTGCATACTGTAATACATAAAATCCAATATTTCATAAAAGAGTATTCAGATAGTTATTTGAAAAAATAA
- a CDS encoding NAD+ synthase: MLKNFKIAVAQLNPIVGDIVGNITKARQVRNEATRLGADIVLFTELFISGYPPEDLVFNKSFIQKCYTELNTLKNDTNDNGAGVIIGFPRQSKEGILNSVAILDGGNIVAIRDKINLPNYNEFHEKRTFVSGYSNNPVVFRGIQLGVLICEDIWENSNICRNLKKQGAEFLLSINASPYCHNKLRKRHEIVRKQISHVNIPIIYVNQVGGQDELIFDGASFCFDSYQKLAFQMNHFVEQNLITKWQYDEQVDKWSFINNPPQSKVYIPLQEEADYHACVLSLRDYVQKNNFNKVIIGLSGGIDSALCATIAVDALGKDNVQTIMLPYKYTSHQSLEDAAACAKALGCRYDILPIHDLVDCFFSLMTQFLQEEPDGIVAENIQSRIRGNILMAISNHSNKMLLTTSNKSEVSVGYGTLYGDMSGGFNPLKDLYKTQVYKLASWRNSHCIVGGLGPLTEVIPLRILEKSPSAELRFNQTDQELLPAYPILDDIIKRIIENDETLIDGNMQHKYTSETVRYIENLLYNSEHKRRQSPLGTKITSKSFGRDRLYPIINKFRNHTDKE; this comes from the coding sequence TTGTTGAAAAATTTTAAAATAGCTGTAGCACAATTAAATCCAATCGTAGGAGATATTGTCGGAAATATTACCAAAGCCCGTCAAGTACGTAACGAAGCAACTCGTCTAGGAGCAGATATTGTTTTATTTACGGAACTTTTTATATCAGGATATCCACCAGAAGATCTGGTGTTCAATAAATCTTTTATACAAAAATGTTATACTGAGCTGAATACTCTAAAAAATGATACTAATGATAATGGTGCTGGGGTCATAATAGGTTTTCCTCGTCAAAGTAAAGAAGGAATATTAAACTCCGTTGCAATACTTGATGGAGGAAATATTGTCGCTATCCGCGATAAGATTAATCTCCCAAACTATAATGAATTTCATGAAAAACGTACTTTTGTATCAGGATATAGTAATAATCCCGTTGTCTTTAGAGGTATTCAACTAGGCGTTCTTATATGCGAAGATATCTGGGAAAATTCAAATATTTGTCGGAATTTAAAAAAACAAGGCGCTGAATTTCTTCTATCTATCAATGCTTCTCCTTATTGTCACAATAAATTGAGAAAACGCCATGAAATAGTTAGAAAACAAATTTCTCATGTAAATATTCCCATCATTTATGTAAATCAAGTGGGTGGACAAGACGAACTGATATTTGATGGAGCGAGTTTTTGCTTTGACAGTTATCAAAAATTAGCGTTTCAAATGAATCACTTTGTGGAACAAAATTTGATTACCAAATGGCAGTATGACGAACAGGTGGATAAATGGAGTTTTATAAATAATCCTCCTCAATCAAAAGTGTATATTCCTCTTCAAGAAGAAGCAGACTATCACGCCTGTGTTCTTAGTCTACGTGATTATGTGCAAAAAAATAATTTTAATAAAGTCATTATTGGACTTTCAGGAGGCATTGATTCGGCTCTATGCGCAACAATCGCAGTTGATGCATTAGGAAAAGACAATGTACAAACCATCATGCTTCCTTATAAATATACCTCCCATCAAAGTTTAGAAGATGCTGCTGCTTGTGCGAAAGCATTAGGCTGCCGATATGATATATTACCTATTCATGATCTTGTTGATTGTTTCTTTTCACTAATGACACAATTTTTACAAGAAGAACCTGATGGTATCGTAGCAGAAAATATCCAGAGTCGTATCAGAGGGAATATTTTAATGGCTATCTCTAATCACTCAAATAAGATGTTGCTCACGACTAGCAATAAATCTGAAGTATCCGTTGGATATGGAACATTATACGGCGATATGAGTGGTGGATTTAATCCCCTGAAAGACCTATATAAAACACAAGTATATAAACTCGCATCTTGGCGTAATTCACATTGCATTGTTGGTGGTTTGGGACCTTTGACAGAAGTAATACCTCTTAGGATTCTAGAAAAGTCTCCTTCTGCAGAATTACGTTTTAACCAAACAGACCAAGAATTATTACCTGCCTATCCTATTTTAGATGATATTATTAAACGCATTATTGAAAATGACGAAACTTTAATAGATGGTAATATGCAACATAAGTACACTAGTGAGACTGTTCGTTATATAGAAAATCTTTTATATAATTCCGAACATAAACGTCGACAATCTCCTTTAGGTACTAAAATAACTTCTAAAAGTTTTGGTCGCGATCGCCTTTATCCTATCATCAATAAATTTCGCAATCACACCGATAAAGAATAA
- a CDS encoding endonuclease/exonuclease/phosphatase family protein translates to MIKYFLFFTFFLIPYTSFAQKMRVASWNINTLSEKEGVNIWRNSVIREKSDYDLLRQYAMNLNADIVSLQEMGSYGAVAKIFPEDTWQIFYSGEDSIWSSILNYFNIKYNSRNSSINTAVVVRKKSMHVLQVSYPFVGIENSHSRAGKRRAVELLIEINGQKVWILDIHLKSFCFLNKLENTRNSSCNLLNKQSKWLKLWIDQKKETGIPFIIAGDFNRKINYLEDKDSFWQKINPDNSLIRFPQQKETSCNANKNLLNKTPIDYFIMDKNAYKLLIKNSFSEVLYDSNDIQIKGNRLSDHCPITIDYDVSDNMLKEGLT, encoded by the coding sequence ATGATAAAATATTTTTTATTTTTTACATTTTTTCTCATTCCTTATACCAGTTTTGCTCAAAAAATGAGAGTTGCATCGTGGAATATTAATACTCTTTCTGAAAAAGAAGGAGTGAATATTTGGAGAAATTCAGTCATAAGGGAAAAGAGCGATTATGATTTATTAAGACAATATGCTATGAATCTAAATGCTGATATTGTTTCTTTACAAGAAATGGGAAGTTACGGTGCTGTTGCAAAAATATTCCCTGAAGATACATGGCAAATTTTTTATTCAGGAGAGGATTCCATATGGAGTTCGATATTGAATTACTTTAATATTAAATATAATAGCCGTAATAGTTCCATTAATACGGCAGTAGTTGTCAGAAAAAAATCCATGCATGTTCTGCAGGTATCTTATCCTTTTGTAGGAATAGAGAATTCACATTCAAGAGCAGGAAAACGTCGCGCTGTTGAACTTTTGATAGAAATAAACGGTCAAAAAGTATGGATACTTGATATTCATCTTAAATCCTTTTGTTTCTTAAATAAATTAGAAAACACCCGTAATTCTAGTTGTAATTTGCTTAATAAACAATCCAAATGGCTCAAACTCTGGATTGATCAAAAGAAAGAAACTGGTATTCCTTTTATTATAGCAGGCGACTTCAACAGGAAAATAAATTATTTGGAGGATAAAGATTCTTTTTGGCAAAAAATAAATCCTGACAATTCATTAATCCGCTTTCCTCAACAGAAAGAAACTTCATGTAATGCAAATAAAAATTTATTGAACAAAACCCCTATTGACTACTTTATAATGGATAAAAATGCTTATAAATTGTTAATTAAAAATAGTTTTTCTGAAGTTTTATATGATTCAAATGATATTCAAATTAAAGGAAATCGCTTAAGTGATCATTGTCCTATAACCATTGATTATGATGTGAGTGACAATATGTTAAAAGAAGGACTAACGTAA